Genomic DNA from Nitratidesulfovibrio vulgaris str. Hildenborough:
TCCGGCACTTCAGCCGCGGGAACGCCCGTTGTCGCCGGGCCCTCCCCCGCCGCTGCGGGAGATGCCACCTGCGAGGCCGAACGCGTGGTTGGTTCCTCCACTCCACGCGCCTGCGTCGCAGACCTGCCCGCAACGGCCCCCTGCATCGCGGGGCTTCCGTGACCGACCTGACCGAATTGACCGGCCTGACTGGCCGCGGCGTGACCGGAAGACACGGCCCCCTCGCCACCTGCCGCAGTCGGAGGTGCCTGCGGCCCTGCCGTCTGCACACTCGTCTCACTCATCGTTCCTTCTCCCCTTCAAAGGTTCATCACCCAGTTGTTCCCTTGCCCATTGCCGTGCCCCCTCAAGCTGGATGCGCAGTAGACTTGCGGGGTCTGCCAGCGCCACCTCGGCCATGCGGTCACGCCCGTAGTCGTGCAGTGCCGCTGCCCCGCGCAGACTGGCCCCGCACCGCCCGAGACGCGCCCCCAGCCCTGCGGCATCAAGCCAGTGCCGCACCACCCGCACACCCGCACCTCCTTCGATGGCGAGCACGGTGGTCAGGTCTTCGAGGTAGGCGGCGAACCGCACCTCTGCCTCGCGCGCCACCTGTCGGGCGGCCTCGGTCTCCTCTGCCAGCAGGTCTGTGAGTCCCGCCCCGTCCAGTGCCATCAACCGGGCCAACGTCGCGTCAGCCTGCATGGGGTTCTCCTGTTCCGCTGTTGCCGCCACCTGTGACAGGGCTGGCAGGCCCGTGCGCCATGCCGTCCTCCGGCATGCCGTGTTCAGCCGCCCCGACGGCAGACGCTGGAACCGGCAGCGACATCAGCGAGGCGATGGCGGTTCCCGTCAGGCCGTTCCGCGCCGCACGCAACGTGGCGACCTCCGCATCGGAGCGGACGACACGGGCGGGCACCCCGGCGATGGCGGCGAGTTCATCCACCGCCTGTTCGAAGTCCACCTTGTCGAGCACCTGCGGGGCGACCCCTGCCAGGGCCGACACATCCGACGCGAAACGCCGTATGGCCTGTGCCGTCACCACCCTCTGCGCCTGTGCCAGTGCCGAGACGTACTCCACGCGCATCGACCGTCCGGCCAGTTCCGGCGGGGGCGGTGGCAACAGACCGCCACGCCGCAGGATGCCGTAGGTGCGCTCCAGCAGGGGGTCGAGCAGTTCGGACTGATGGCGCTCGATGACGGGCCCGAGCATGAGGAGCTTCTCCTCGCCACGCTCGAGCACCTCGGCGGCGGTGATGTTGGAGCGCCCCTCGGCCGTGAACATCAGGAAGAGGTCGTTGAAGAACCCCTCGCGCACGGCACGGCGCACATCCTCCATCTTGTGGGTGACGGCCCCGATGTCCGGATTGATCTGATAGAGAGGGCCCACCGACTCGCCCTGCCCGGGGGTGACGTAGTTCTGTCCGCCGGGGATGAGGTTGAGGCGCTGCTTGAAGCCGCTGGGCACCCGCATGGGCGGGTTGACCACCTTGTGGATGGCGAGAAGCTGACTGCGGGCCATCTCCTGCAGCATCTTCACGTCGGGCAGCACATCCATGCCGGGGGAACGTCCATAGATGTCGCCCCCTGCCACGTCCCAGCGTGCCGCCAGATGCGGGAACTCCTCGAAGCCCCCCTCGTGCAGCAGCCCCTCGGCCCCTTCGGTCTCCCACGTCAGCGACTGCCACGGCATGTTCACCCCGCCGAGGCCTCCGCTGGCGGTCTTGCCAGCTTCGCCGGCGTTGCGACGCACTCGCGGGCGCACCATGTGCACCAGCGGGACGGAACGTTCGGGATCGCGCCGGAGCATCCGGCGCACCCGGCGCGAGAGACGCGCCTCGCCATAGCGTTGGGCCATCTGCCGGGCACTCATCCGCAGACGCCTCACCACGGTATCGACCCTGCCCGCCGCGTCGCACGCCCATGCGAAATCGCCACAGGCGAGGCATGAGAAGCGCATGACCCGTTGCGGGTCGGCCTCGTGGTACATGTCCGCCGACCCGAAGGCCGCCAGTTCAGTGTACAGCCCGTGCACGGCCGCATAGAAGTTGCTGCGCGCCAGCGCCGCGTAGAGGCGACGCTCGACCACATCCAGCCAGCGACGTTCAGGCCCTGCCTCTTCCATGTCCTCGTCGGCAAGGCGCAACCTGAACCACGGACGCGCGGGCGAGGTGAGCCCCCCCTGCATCCCCGCCGCGAGGATGCGTACGGCCCGCGTGGCCGTGCCATCGATGATGCGCGGGCCGCGCCGCGCCGTGTCTCCCGCCTCGTCGGCCCTGCGTGGGCTGTCGATGCAACGGGGCAGGACGAAGTCCTCCACCTCGCGCCACAGCGGTTCCCACACCCGG
This window encodes:
- a CDS encoding portal protein codes for the protein MDAVLREARDAASCVERERRVWEPLWREVEDFVLPRCIDSPRRADEAGDTARRGPRIIDGTATRAVRILAAGMQGGLTSPARPWFRLRLADEDMEEAGPERRWLDVVERRLYAALARSNFYAAVHGLYTELAAFGSADMYHEADPQRVMRFSCLACGDFAWACDAAGRVDTVVRRLRMSARQMAQRYGEARLSRRVRRMLRRDPERSVPLVHMVRPRVRRNAGEAGKTASGGLGGVNMPWQSLTWETEGAEGLLHEGGFEEFPHLAARWDVAGGDIYGRSPGMDVLPDVKMLQEMARSQLLAIHKVVNPPMRVPSGFKQRLNLIPGGQNYVTPGQGESVGPLYQINPDIGAVTHKMEDVRRAVREGFFNDLFLMFTAEGRSNITAAEVLERGEEKLLMLGPVIERHQSELLDPLLERTYGILRRGGLLPPPPPELAGRSMRVEYVSALAQAQRVVTAQAIRRFASDVSALAGVAPQVLDKVDFEQAVDELAAIAGVPARVVRSDAEVATLRAARNGLTGTAIASLMSLPVPASAVGAAEHGMPEDGMAHGPASPVTGGGNSGTGEPHAG